Proteins found in one Panicum hallii strain FIL2 chromosome 4, PHallii_v3.1, whole genome shotgun sequence genomic segment:
- the LOC112888494 gene encoding uncharacterized protein LOC112888494, with protein sequence MKTSLPLVAAAIVLLLVMARVEGIRLDAESHEAFRNQMAHKSGETAVKNTGDEPSGESMEETISEEKDKVGHRLPEIHVDYFGPRGHTSRHH encoded by the exons ATGAAGACCTCCCTGCCGTTGGTTGCTGCTGCCATTGTCCTCCTGCTGGTGATGGCAAGGGTAGAGGGTATCCGGCTGGATGCAGAGAGCCATGAGGCATTCAGAAACCAGATGGCTCAT AAATCTGGGGAGACGGCAGTGAAGAACACTGGCGATGAGCCATCAGGTGAAAGCATGGAGGAAACCATTTCCGAAGAGAAAGATAAGGTTGGCCACAGGCTGCCAGAGATCCATGTGGATTACTTTGGTCCGAGGGGCCATACGTCTAGACACCACTGA
- the LOC112889555 gene encoding THO complex subunit 4B-like isoform X2, whose amino-acid sequence MAGALDMSLDDLISKNKKTHPRPSGRGPTSGGGGPAPTAPRRRFNARAAAAPYSRGTTFPFQAQARRPMAYAGYGYGAAQPQPPMDAPTKLYISNLDYGVSNDDIKDLFSDVGDIQRYSINYDRSGRSKGTAEVVFSRRSDALAAVKRYNNVQLDGKPMKIEIIGTNIEAPPTATFSFNPPSGNFNVPFKRPGRGGDGGWPRGRGGFGGRGRGQGSRGRGRGGRGSEKVSAEDLDADLAKYHAAAMETS is encoded by the exons ATGGCCGGTGCCCTCGACATGTCCCTCGACGATCTCATCTCGAAGAACAAGAAAACCCACCCGCGCCCCAGCGGCCGAGGCCCGACCTCCGGAGGCGGAGGCCCCGCACCCACggcaccgcgccgccgcttcaacgcccgcgccgccgcagccccgtACTCCCGCGGCACCACTTTCCCTTTCCAG gcgcaggcgcggcGGCCCATGGCTTATGCTGGATACGGATACGGAGCCGCCCAGCCCCAGCCGCCGATGGACGCGCCCACCAAGCTCTACATCTCCAACCTCGACTATGGCGTCTCCAACGACGACATCAAG GACCTATTTTCTGATGTCGGCGATATCCAGCGTTACTCCATCAACTATGACAGGAGTGGAAGATCAAAG GGAACCGCAGAGGTTGTCTTCTCAAGAAGGTCTGATGCTCTAGCTGCTGTTAAGAGGTACAACAATGTCCAGCTTGATGGCAAACCTATGAAAATTGAGATCATTGGGACAAATATTGAGGCACCACCAACGGCTACCTTCTCCTTCAACCCACCATCTGGAAACTTCAATGTGCCTTTTAAAAG GCCCGGAAGAGGTGGTGATGGAGGATGGCCTAGGGGTAGAGGTGGATTCGGTGGGCGTGGACGAGGGCAAGGGAGCCGTGGACGCGGGAGGGGAGGGCGTGGCAGTGAGAAAGTTTCTGCTGAAGATCTGGATGCGGACTTGGCAAAGTACCACGCAGCAGCAATGGAGACCAGCTAA
- the LOC112890607 gene encoding uncharacterized protein LOC112890607: MELFPDGIHVRLRSRVHGTYLHADEDGVGVSLRPRGGGGEVPSATGVWRVHRVLRDGIHYVLLHGAAYGLYLALSTDEAAPPPQGCVGSRVVQRGFDHPELDAVMWRAVPVADGGGYVLLRHVYNGNLRANGRFCFWNNSGVSLDYYFGTRSTMRHWTVEVVPPRPQGAPDLPHPTRKPGGRTGFLFLQHAEPEEDRRRVIRHLRSDEPLNFGHTDVPFFSFYGCSVYNLRTQLGIRANQGNIFSTRMCVQAGLYGRLTPLVNDLPHSDELMNIVMFTDGAPDAEGLVYPDVDAQGP; the protein is encoded by the exons ATGGAGCTCTTCCCGGACGGGATCCACGTGCGGCTCCGCAGCCGCGTGCACGGCACGTACCTCCACGCCGATGAGGACGGGGTGGGGGTCTCCCTGcgcccgcgcggcggcggcggggaggtccCGAGCGCCACCGGGGTGTGGCGGGTGCACCGGGTCCTGCGCGACGGCATCCACTACGTCCTCCTCCACGGCGCCGCCTACGGCCTCTACCTCGCGCTCTCGACCGACgaggccgccccgcccccgcagGGGTGCGTCGGCAGCCGCGTCGTCCAGCGCGGCTTCGACCACCCGGAGCTGGACGCCGTCATGTGGAGGGCCGTCCCggtggcggacggcggcgggtaCGTCCTCCTGCGCCACGTCTACAATGGCAACCTCCGCGCCAACGGCAGGTTCTGCTTCTGGAACAACTCCGGCGTCAGCCTCGACTACTACTTCGGCACCCGGAGCACGATGAGGCATTGGACGGTCGAGGTCGTCCCGCCCAGGCCTCAGGGGGCGCCAGACCTCCCGCACCCAACACGG AAACCTGGAGGCCGCACTGGCTTCCTGTTCCTGCAGCACGCTGAGCCTGAGGAGGATCGGCGGCGGGTAATCCGGCACCTGCGTTCGGACGAGCCGCTGAACTTCGGCCACACCGATGTgcccttcttttctttctacgGCTGCTCCGTGTACAACCTGAGGACCCAGCTGGGGATCCGTGCGAACCAAGGGAACATCTTCAGCACCAGAATGTGCGTGCAGGCCGGCTTGTATGGGCGGCTGACCCCTCTGGTCAACGACCTGCCTCACAGCGACGAGCTCATGAACATCGTCATGTTCACCGACGGGGCACCAG ATGCTGAGGGGTTAGTGTACCCAGATGTTGACGCACAAGGACCATAG
- the LOC112889555 gene encoding THO complex subunit 4B-like isoform X3, which translates to MAGALDMSLDDLISKNKKTHPRPSGRGPTSGGGGPAPTAPRRRFNARAAAAPYSRGTTFPFQARRPMAYAGYGYGAAQPQPPMDAPTKLYISNLDYGVSNDDIKDLFSDVGDIQRYSINYDRSGRSKGTAEVVFSRRSDALAAVKRYNNVQLDGKPMKIEIIGTNIEAPPTATFSFNPPSGNFNVPFKSRPGRGGDGGWPRGRGGFGGRGRGQGSRGRGRGGRGSEKVSAEDLDADLAKYHAAAMETS; encoded by the exons ATGGCCGGTGCCCTCGACATGTCCCTCGACGATCTCATCTCGAAGAACAAGAAAACCCACCCGCGCCCCAGCGGCCGAGGCCCGACCTCCGGAGGCGGAGGCCCCGCACCCACggcaccgcgccgccgcttcaacgcccgcgccgccgcagccccgtACTCCCGCGGCACCACTTTCCCTTTCCAG gcgcggcGGCCCATGGCTTATGCTGGATACGGATACGGAGCCGCCCAGCCCCAGCCGCCGATGGACGCGCCCACCAAGCTCTACATCTCCAACCTCGACTATGGCGTCTCCAACGACGACATCAAG GACCTATTTTCTGATGTCGGCGATATCCAGCGTTACTCCATCAACTATGACAGGAGTGGAAGATCAAAG GGAACCGCAGAGGTTGTCTTCTCAAGAAGGTCTGATGCTCTAGCTGCTGTTAAGAGGTACAACAATGTCCAGCTTGATGGCAAACCTATGAAAATTGAGATCATTGGGACAAATATTGAGGCACCACCAACGGCTACCTTCTCCTTCAACCCACCATCTGGAAACTTCAATGTGCCTTTTAAAAG CAGGCCCGGAAGAGGTGGTGATGGAGGATGGCCTAGGGGTAGAGGTGGATTCGGTGGGCGTGGACGAGGGCAAGGGAGCCGTGGACGCGGGAGGGGAGGGCGTGGCAGTGAGAAAGTTTCTGCTGAAGATCTGGATGCGGACTTGGCAAAGTACCACGCAGCAGCAATGGAGACCAGCTAA
- the LOC112889555 gene encoding THO complex subunit 4B-like isoform X1 codes for MAGALDMSLDDLISKNKKTHPRPSGRGPTSGGGGPAPTAPRRRFNARAAAAPYSRGTTFPFQAQARRPMAYAGYGYGAAQPQPPMDAPTKLYISNLDYGVSNDDIKDLFSDVGDIQRYSINYDRSGRSKGTAEVVFSRRSDALAAVKRYNNVQLDGKPMKIEIIGTNIEAPPTATFSFNPPSGNFNVPFKSRPGRGGDGGWPRGRGGFGGRGRGQGSRGRGRGGRGSEKVSAEDLDADLAKYHAAAMETS; via the exons ATGGCCGGTGCCCTCGACATGTCCCTCGACGATCTCATCTCGAAGAACAAGAAAACCCACCCGCGCCCCAGCGGCCGAGGCCCGACCTCCGGAGGCGGAGGCCCCGCACCCACggcaccgcgccgccgcttcaacgcccgcgccgccgcagccccgtACTCCCGCGGCACCACTTTCCCTTTCCAG gcgcaggcgcggcGGCCCATGGCTTATGCTGGATACGGATACGGAGCCGCCCAGCCCCAGCCGCCGATGGACGCGCCCACCAAGCTCTACATCTCCAACCTCGACTATGGCGTCTCCAACGACGACATCAAG GACCTATTTTCTGATGTCGGCGATATCCAGCGTTACTCCATCAACTATGACAGGAGTGGAAGATCAAAG GGAACCGCAGAGGTTGTCTTCTCAAGAAGGTCTGATGCTCTAGCTGCTGTTAAGAGGTACAACAATGTCCAGCTTGATGGCAAACCTATGAAAATTGAGATCATTGGGACAAATATTGAGGCACCACCAACGGCTACCTTCTCCTTCAACCCACCATCTGGAAACTTCAATGTGCCTTTTAAAAG CAGGCCCGGAAGAGGTGGTGATGGAGGATGGCCTAGGGGTAGAGGTGGATTCGGTGGGCGTGGACGAGGGCAAGGGAGCCGTGGACGCGGGAGGGGAGGGCGTGGCAGTGAGAAAGTTTCTGCTGAAGATCTGGATGCGGACTTGGCAAAGTACCACGCAGCAGCAATGGAGACCAGCTAA
- the LOC112889554 gene encoding putative UPF0481 protein At3g02645, giving the protein MAASESDQQGAGRHGAPPPAFDEVRWVVQIRQSLEEGAPGGGDDDDTGIPVSVFNVPKALRAHKPEAYTPQLIALGPYHHWRPELYEMERYKLAAARRAQRLLRPGAVRLDGLVDQFRGLERRVRAHYHRYLDFGGETLAWMMLVDGAFLLEFLQVYAAAAANEGEVASDGGKALRRVSSRMQHLVDFAGRKSAHNLILRDMLMLENQVPLFLLRRILEPQCASADEAAGLLARMVTGLVKELCPFKMMENFPAVDVGKHAHVLEALYYLLVPKPAEEHAAEADDNGNHHDEGYDIEEQLVDGAGGEEEQKPAAGWEYVKQLLLTMGGMASSGRMRYVTKPIAFVIKAPWKMLTVVPGISAMKQPVEAFFMSGGDGSTGPRDPNGAGYLTRPPLIEEIMVPSVSELVNVGIQFSPTAGDLSTIAFDLKTVTFHLPVVTLDSNTEVVLRNLVAYEAASASGPLVLARYTELMNGIIDTDEDVALLRRRGVVLNRMKSDGEVAKLWNGMSRSVRLTKVAFVDRAVEEVNRYYNSRWRVKTKRFMRKYVFSSWQVLTFLAAIMMLLLTTLQAFCSVYTCSRWFGAVTVATAE; this is encoded by the coding sequence ATGGCGGCCTCCGAATCCGATCAGCAAGGCGCGGGCAGGCacggggcgccgccgccggcgttcgACGAGGTCCGTTGGGTGGTCCAGATCCGGCAGTCCCTGGAGGAGGGCGCCCCCGggggcggcgacgacgacgacaccgGCATCCCGGTGTCCGTCTTCAACGTGCCCAAGGCGCTGCGGGCGCACAAGCCGGAGGCCTACACGCCCCAGCTCATCGCGCTCGGGCCCTACCACCACTGGCGCCCCGAGCTGTACGAGATGGAACGCTACAAGCTCGCCGCGGCGCGCCGCGCGCAGAGGCTGCTCCGGCCGGGGGCCGTCAGGCTCGACGGCCTCGTCGACCAGTTCAGGGGGCTCGAGCGCAGGGTCCGCGCCCACTACCACCGGTACCTCGACTTCGGCGGCGAGACGCTCGCGTGGATGATGCTCGTCGACGGCGCGTTCCTGCtcgagttcctgcaggtctacgccgccgccgcggccaacGAGGGGGAGGTCGCCAGCGACGGCGGAAAGGCGCTGCGGAGGGTGTCGTCGAGGATGCAGCACCTCGTCGACTTCGCCGGGAGGAAGTCGGCGCACAACCTCATCCTCCGCGACATGCTCATGCTCGAGAACCAGGTCCCGCTCTTCCTGCTCCGCAGGATCCTCGAGCCGCAGTGCGCGTCGGCCGACGAGGCTGCCGGGCTGCTCGCGCGGATGGTCACCGGGCTCGTGAAGGAGCTCTGCCCGTtcaagatgatggagaacttccCGGCGGTCGACGTCGGCAAGCACGCGCACGTGCTCGAGGCGCTCTACTACCTGCTCGTGCCGAAGCCGGCCGAGGAACACGCCGCGGAGGCCGACGACAACGGCAACCACCACGACGAGGGGTACGACATCGAGGAGCAGCTGGtggacggcgccggcggcgaggaggagcagaAACCAGCCGCCGGCTGGGAATACGTCAAGCAGCTGCTCCTCACCATGGGGGGAATGGCATCGAGCGGCCGGATGCGCTACGTGACGAAGCCGATCGCGTTCGTTATCAAGGCGCCGTGGAAGATGCTCACCGTCGTACCGGGCATCTCGGCGATGAAGCAACCCGTCGAGGCATTCTTCATGTCCGGCGGCGACGGGAGTACCGGCCCCCGCGACCCGAACGGCGCGGGGTACCTGACCCGGCCCCCACTGATCGAGGAGATCATGGTCCCCTCGGTGTCCGAGCTGGTCAACGTCGGCATCCAGTTCTCCCCGACCGCCGGCGACCTATCCACCATCGCCTTCGACCTCAAGACGGTGACCTTCCACCTCCCCGTGGTGACCCTGGACTCCAACACGGAGGTGGTGCTCCGGAACCTGGTCGCCTACgaggcggcgtcggcgtcgggccCGCTGGTGCTGGCCCGGTACACGGAGCTGATGAACGGCATCATCGACACCGACGAAGACGTAGCGCtcctgcggcggcgcggggtggTGCTGAACCGGATGAAGAGCGACGGCGAGGTCGCCAAGCTGTGGAACGGGATGTCGCGGTCGGTGCGGCTCACCAAGGTGGCGTTCGTGGACAGGGCCGTCGAGGAGGTGAACCGCTACTACAACTCGCGGTGGCGCGTGAAGACGAAGCGGTTCATGCGCAAGTACGTGTTCAGCTCGTGGCAGGTCCTCACCTTCCTCGCCGCCATCATGATGCTGCTGCTCACCACGCTGCAAGCTTTCTGCTCCGTCTACACCTGCTCGCGGTGGTTCGGCGCCGTCACCGTCGCGACGGCGGAGTGA
- the LOC112889556 gene encoding autophagy-related protein 8D-like, with product MKPFKKEFTFDERLQESAAMIANYPARVPVIVERFSRSNLPEMEKRKYLVPCDMPVGQFIFILRSRLHLSPGTALFVFVNNTLPQTASLMGSVYDSYKDKDGFLYMCYSSEKTFGCPALA from the exons ATGAAGCCCTTCAAGAAGGAATTCACCTTCG ATGAGAGGCTCCAGGAATCCGCCGCCATGATCGCCAACTACCCCGCCAGGGTCCCC GTCATCGTCGAAAGGTTTTCAAGGAGTAATTTACCAGAAATGGAGAAGAGGAA GTACCTGGTCCCCTGTGACATGCCGGTTGGGCAGTTCATTTTTATACTACGGTCCAGGTTACACCTATCTCCAGGAACGGCGCTGTTTGTGTTTGTAAACAACACTTTACCTCAAACAG CTAGCCTGATGGGAAGTGTATACGACTCGTACAAGGACAAGGACGGCTTCCTTTACATGTGCTACAGCAGCGAGAAGACATTTGGCTGCCCTGCCCTGGCCTGA